GACCTCGTCAATTTTCAGATCATTTTTCATGACGATATCAGCCGGATTTGTATTTTCCGTCACCCTCATCCTGACATTCATCTCACCGGGGCTATAGTCCGTCGATTCATACAGGTGCCTGGCAATAATATAATCAAGAAAATAATTTCCACAAAACTCCAATCTCTCATAATCCTCGCAAAAAAAGATTTTTCTGTTTCATTTCTTCGGCGAACGAACTGTGCGTGAGAGCACGGTCATTGAGTCCGAGAGATTCATCATGAGATGTGTCAATTCTGAATTTCGGCCCGTGGAGAATATCGAGTATCTGCTGTCTCCGCGATTCTTCCATAATAAATCAATAAAACGGTGAGCGCATAAACGATTTCTCCGGATAAAATACCGAACCGGAGGCTACCGCCGGGATTACCGGCGGATAATGCACGCCTCAAGGGAGCGCTTGGGGACATGGTGCACGCCACGTGCGTCCCGCCAGTACCGTGTGTCGCCGGATTCGGGCAGCGGCTCGATGACGATGGTTTCTGCAGGATAGCCGAGTGCGATAACAAGCCGGATCGCGTAGTCGTCCGCGAGGTCGAGGACGGACCGCAGCGCATCCTTCCGGATCGAGCCCATCATGCAGCCGGCAAGCCCTCGTTCCGCCGCAGCGAGCAGGATCGTCTGGGCCGCGATCCCGATGTCATAGCAGGGATCAAAGGCAGGGTTCGGTTCGGTCACGATCGTAATATATGCCGCGGGCCGCTCCCCGCGTGCCGGCCCGTCCCATTCGGGAAGATCGAGGGCCCATACCAGGCAGTCGGTGATGCGTTCGGTCTCCTCCGGATCAATCGAGAGCACGTAGCGGAGCGGCTGCCGGTTCCGGGCCGAGGGGCAGAACCGGGCGATGTCGATGAGATCGCGGAGGGTCTCGTTGGGGATACGCTCTTTTTCACGGAAGCGGCGGGTGCTTCGTGAGGTGGTAACGAGCGTTCGGATCTGATCCTGCATGATGACTGGAGGGAGGGGAGGGGTAGTAAAGGGATCGGCGTTTCGGAGTGGCCTCCCGAAAAACGGGCTTTACATTACCCGGCGAGCCGTGAGCTTTACAATAATCGCAACCTGGGACGAACATCGGACCGATCAGGACAACCGAAAGCGCATCGCTTTTGAGAAATGCCGCGAAATATCTCCGTACCATACAGGGAGCCACCATGAAAGCGGAAGAACATTTTAATGATACGGCCGACCGCTATGAAGGCCTCATCGTGAATATCATCCCGAATCCCGCTCTTTTCTTTGATTCGGCACTTGACTGCATCCCGGACGGACGGATAACCGTTCTCGAACTGGGCAGCGGAACGGGGTATGTCACAGAACAGATTCTTCGAAAAAATCCGGACGCGGAGATTACCTGCATCGATATGACGCCGGAAATGCTTTCCATCGCCCGGAAAAAACCGACTCTTGCCGGTGTTGCGTTCCTGGAAGGCGATTTCAGGGATGTATGGCCTGACGGTCAGTTCGACGTCGTGATCACGACCCTCTGCCTTCACCATCTGCCGGATGCGGATCGGGCGACGATCGTCCGCCGTATCCATACGTCCCTGAACAACGGCGGGCGCTTCATCAACGGGGATGTCTTCAAACCCGACCATGCCTGGGAGGAGGCCATATACAGCACCCGATGGGGCCGGTACATGACGGACCACGGCCTTTCCGAACCGGAGGCGGAGGGCATGCTGGCCAAGCGGGAAAAGAGCTATGGCTTTATCGACACCTTCGAACAGTACCGGCAGAAGCTCATCGATGCCGGGTTCGGGCGGATTTTCTTCCCGTATCATTATGACTTTTACGGCGTTTTCATCGCATTCCGATGAAATGCCGGGATGACAATCGCTGTTTTCCGCCGGGAATCCTGCATGGAGTGGGGGGTTTGCATGAAAAAATGCCCGGTAGGGCGATCGCGGTGGAGAACAGCGTCGGATGTGCACAGGAGATGATCCAGGCCACTCTCACCGGCGGCGAGGCAACCTGCGGGTGCTGCGGTGAGGAGGAGGGTTGCACGGGAGGAGCGTGTTGTTCCGTGTGGAAATGGCGGATATCTTGGGCCATATTTTTTCAGGGAAACGAATAAACTCCCTTTTAATGAAAGGGTGGGAACATTACTCCCTGAAATAATGAGCATATTCTTTTCTCGATACTCAGAAAGCACCTGAATATTACACAAAATTCCAACCATTTTTCCGCCATTTCCCTTCTTGATAAATTCGGTGAGATCTGTTTGAATAACGTGAAACATGCACGCACGGATACCCTTTATAGATCATTGGGTAATGTACTATCACGGGCAGGCTTTCCAGTCTGCATGATCTTTGGGGTGCGATGCAATGAAACACCTGAATTACCGTATTCTCCTCCGGAAGGAGCCTGAAGGCGGGTATACAGTCACAGTACCGACGCTTCCCGGCTGCGTCACCTTCGGGGAGACCGTTGATGAGGCCATAGCGATGGCACGGGAGGCAATCGGGCTCTATATCGAGGACCTCCGGGAGAAGGGCGAGGACATTCCTACCGAGGAAGGACTTCTCGAATACACCGTCACAATCGAAGCCCATGCCTAAACTTCCGGCGCTCACGCCCCAGAAAATCATTAAAATTCTGGAAAAGAGAGGATTTGTGCTAAGCCGGATCAAGGGAAGCCATCATCTGTTCTATCATCCGGAGACGAAGCGCCGGGTTGTTGTCCCCGTGCACAAACGCGATCTCCCGGCCGGTACGCTTCTGGAGATCCTCAAGCAGGCCGGAATCGATCGGGACGAAATTCTGGACCTTTAATACAAGTTTTAATACAAGATCTGCCGCACAGGCAGATCTGCTGTTATGAGAAAGGGAAAAAATTATTCCGGGGAAACACGTACCCGGATTTTTCCCAGGCCTCACGCGTCGCCGGGTTTCTCCGGAGATACTCATCCACAATCCGTTTTTCCACGGTGTTCAGCGGGCACGAGAAGTTGATACGCATACTGCCAGTAGTAGACCTTCATAATCTGCAGAAATACCGCAGACGCCGCCAGCGTCAGCAGGAACGTGCCGACTGCGCCCGCAAGCGCAATCACCCCGCGGCCTCTACTATGTACTATGCCTAGGTCTTTGGGGAATTTTTCGGCCTGCGTTTCTGAAAAAATCAGGGAATCACAGGAATTATCCTAGGTAACATCTAGGGCACAATCCAAGGACAATTCACGAACGCGGTTCGTTCGTCGAAAGAGACTATTAACAACCCCTATAGCGATATTCTAACGAAAAATTCGTTTATCTGCTAATATACGGAAGGTTCTCGAAAAGAAAGCGCGTTGGTATGAAAGCGCCATGATATCGTTGTATTCATCGACTCCCAAGTAGTTCCACCAATTAGCATTCCAATTTGTCTCTGCAAGTTCCCGGTGTTCAAGCCCTTTGATGATGATATCAGCCGATGGAATAGGCGAGCCGCCCAGTGTTCGAAGAATACCGAGCATCGGGAGTTTATCCCTCTCGGTGAACATTCCCTCTGGAATGTACGTATGGCCTGTCCGGCGGCGAACTCTAGAGAGTCCGGATTTTAAGCTACATCAAAAGAACTCCAGGTTATAGCGGCCCATTCCGGACCGGAACGCCAGCCCCCTTCACTGCCGGGAGAAAGCAGCATTACCGTTAAGAATCCGACGAGCTACAGGAGGAGCTCAAATGTCTGCTCGATCACCGGTGTTCCCCAGGTGCTGTCCTCCTGCTCGGCGATGAGGGTAAACCCGGTCTTTTCATAGAGGTGTCGTGCGGCATCCAGCCCGGCGAAGGTGGTCAGGTAGACCCTCCGGAAACCTGCGCGGGCACAGAAACCGAGCGCCTCCTGCATCAGGAGGTTTCCAAGGCCGCCCCCATGATATTCGGGTGCGACGATGAACCACCGCAGCCGTGCCTCTTTCGTCCCGGCACCTTCGCCCTCGACGGCGATCGCCCCGACCAGCCCACCGTCCGCCTTCGCCACCCAGAAGCCGTCATGCGCCGGGTCGAAGCGGGTGAGAAACGCGGAGAGTTCACTCGCCACCTTCGCCTCGAAGTAGAGGTCGAAATTCCAGTGTTCGTGATAATATGTCGCATGGAGCGCGGTGATCTCTCGGATCAAACCGGGTGTATAGCCATGCAGTTCGAATTCCGGCATATCGGGACTCTCCTGGTGAGGGGATATTATCAACGATTTGTAGTTTTCGAATGAGACGGGATAAGATTACCTTCCGCCGGGATTGTCGTCCTTCGGATTTTAGCCGCACAGTCCGAAGAACAACTCGTCGTTTGAATACCACGACACCCTCCCTCGTTATATTAAAAAGAGCGAGAAAAGAGTACTATTTGTAAGGGATTAGTTAATATAACATCAATTGATTCTTAATTTGTGAATGGT
This Methanoculleus sp. SDB DNA region includes the following protein-coding sequences:
- a CDS encoding nitroreductase yields the protein MQDQIRTLVTTSRSTRRFREKERIPNETLRDLIDIARFCPSARNRQPLRYVLSIDPEETERITDCLVWALDLPEWDGPARGERPAAYITIVTEPNPAFDPCYDIGIAAQTILLAAAERGLAGCMMGSIRKDALRSVLDLADDYAIRLVIALGYPAETIVIEPLPESGDTRYWRDARGVHHVPKRSLEACIIRR
- a CDS encoding antitoxin HicB, producing the protein MKHLNYRILLRKEPEGGYTVTVPTLPGCVTFGETVDEAIAMAREAIGLYIEDLREKGEDIPTEEGLLEYTVTIEAHA